From Microbacterium croceum, a single genomic window includes:
- a CDS encoding DUF3054 domain-containing protein — MRYLPAVIVDALLVLVFAAIGRASHDESPAGFLLTAWPFLVALLLGHLLAALLPARPRRPWTLLWGAVVWGVTVVGGMLLRVLSGDTAQVPFIIVATLTLGVFLVGWRAIAAFVRRNRSRAATAGHTSTADPEDADPEDVHPEDVHPVDVDNEDVDAEESAPTRRDDDPVA; from the coding sequence ATGAGGTACCTTCCCGCCGTCATCGTCGATGCCCTGCTGGTGCTCGTCTTCGCGGCGATCGGCCGTGCATCGCACGACGAGAGCCCTGCCGGCTTCCTGCTCACCGCGTGGCCGTTCCTGGTCGCACTGCTGCTCGGACATCTGCTGGCCGCGCTGCTGCCCGCACGGCCACGTCGCCCGTGGACGCTCCTGTGGGGGGCCGTCGTCTGGGGCGTGACCGTCGTCGGCGGGATGCTGCTGCGGGTGCTCAGCGGTGACACGGCTCAGGTGCCGTTCATCATCGTCGCCACGCTGACGCTCGGGGTCTTCCTGGTGGGGTGGCGCGCCATCGCCGCCTTCGTGCGGAGGAATCGCTCACGCGCGGCGACCGCGGGTCACACGTCGACGGCCGATCCCGAAGACGCCGATCCCGAAGACGTCCACCCTGAAGACGTCCACCCTGTAGACGTCGACAACGAAGATGTCGACGCCGAAGAATCCGCGCCCACCCGGAGAGACGACGACCCTGTCGCCTGA
- a CDS encoding SprT-like domain-containing protein has protein sequence MADLDRVRIWGEALIRMHLDDTWSFGFDNAKRRAGQCDYTKKRITVSRYLAARFDDDEIHQVLLHEVAHALAGHAAAHGSTWKHVARDLGYVGGTTHRGETAVELAPWVGRCPAGHVTYRHRRPTRPTSCARCSRTYDARHLFDWTRREITSDARLAAQLPR, from the coding sequence ATGGCGGATCTTGACCGTGTGCGCATCTGGGGCGAGGCGCTCATCCGGATGCATCTCGATGACACCTGGTCCTTCGGCTTCGACAACGCCAAGCGGCGTGCCGGGCAATGCGACTACACCAAGAAGCGCATCACGGTGTCGCGGTACCTCGCCGCTCGATTCGACGATGACGAGATCCATCAAGTGCTGCTCCATGAGGTCGCGCACGCCCTCGCCGGGCATGCCGCCGCACACGGCTCCACCTGGAAGCACGTCGCGCGCGACCTCGGCTATGTCGGGGGCACGACACACCGCGGCGAGACCGCGGTCGAGCTCGCTCCCTGGGTCGGTCGGTGCCCTGCCGGGCACGTGACCTATCGGCACCGCCGGCCGACCAGGCCCACGTCGTGTGCGCGGTGCTCACGCACGTACGATGCGCGTCACCTCTTCGATTGGACCCGTCGCGAGATCACGTCGGATGCACGCCTCGCCGCACAGCTGCCGCGCTGA
- a CDS encoding spermidine synthase produces MGRTRSRDTDHPEARLDHGGMARIVPSEFAGGFELVVDDTPQSHVDLDDPTHLHFEYIVRMGAVIDQLTSPGEALTAVHLGAGALTLPRYVDATRPGSRQQVIELEAPLAQLVREHLPLPKGAAIRIRIGDAREGVKRLPPALVGQCDLVVSDVYSGAQTPAHLTSVEFYRELSQLLGPRGVLLVNVADGPGLAFARRQVATIAEVLPEIGVLADTQVLKGRRFGNLVIAASASPLPTEWLPRLLAAGPHPAKIAQGPELTTFVQGARIVTDADAVASPRPDASLFLR; encoded by the coding sequence ATGGGCCGGACGCGATCACGAGACACCGACCACCCCGAAGCCCGCCTCGATCATGGAGGTATGGCCCGGATCGTGCCGTCGGAGTTCGCCGGCGGCTTCGAGCTCGTCGTCGACGACACGCCGCAGTCGCATGTCGACCTCGACGACCCCACCCACCTGCACTTCGAGTACATCGTGCGCATGGGTGCCGTGATCGACCAGCTGACCTCGCCGGGAGAGGCGCTCACGGCGGTGCACCTCGGCGCCGGAGCACTGACCCTCCCCCGCTACGTCGACGCCACGCGACCCGGCTCGCGCCAGCAGGTGATCGAGCTCGAGGCCCCACTGGCACAGCTCGTGCGCGAACACCTGCCGCTGCCGAAGGGCGCGGCGATCCGCATCCGCATCGGCGATGCACGCGAGGGGGTCAAGCGGCTGCCTCCGGCTCTCGTCGGACAGTGCGACCTGGTCGTCTCCGACGTGTACTCGGGCGCGCAGACCCCCGCGCATCTGACCAGCGTCGAGTTCTACCGCGAGCTGTCTCAGCTGCTCGGCCCGCGCGGGGTGCTGCTGGTGAACGTCGCTGACGGCCCTGGTCTCGCCTTCGCCCGCCGACAGGTCGCGACGATCGCAGAAGTGCTGCCGGAGATCGGCGTACTCGCCGACACCCAGGTGCTCAAGGGGCGCCGATTCGGCAACCTGGTGATCGCTGCCTCGGCCTCGCCACTGCCGACGGAATGGCTCCCCCGGCTGCTCGCCGCAGGCCCCCATCCTGCCAAGATCGCCCAGGGCCCAGAGCTCACGACCTTCGTGCAGGGGGCCCGGATCGTGACCGACGCGGACGCCGTGGCGTCACCCCGACCCGACGCCTCGCTCTTCCTGCGCTGA
- a CDS encoding LCP family protein, with protein MARSNARGDRTPVARHAPLPTRSALSSLLRFLGIGLGVVLVSAIAVGAFIVADLLNRAGQDAVTLEVAPEVDPPTIGAYPGDKAFSILVIGTDECSEQTTALLKERCTEAEGGILNDVNLLVHVSAEPRNVTVVSLPRDLMIPVPECTRADGSVASPMQKQSINSLFQHAGLSCVVKTVSTLADIPIEFAAKMSFDGVMAITDAIGGVEVCIAGDGIRDPYTNIDWPAGLKTISGYEALQFIRTRHGVGDESDLARISNQQQYMSRLAKKVLSSETLTDIPTVLRLAGAVADNIVPSEELKDPLRLAQIALTLKDVRFSDFVFVQYPNLTDPDDKNKVVPNWDAAEALWSAVKSGQPLELTGDVATHGGVTLTTPAPEQTTETPDPTSTETPEVRTTLPPDISGQTLEQETCAVGNQR; from the coding sequence ATGGCTCGCAGTAACGCGCGCGGTGATCGCACTCCGGTCGCCCGCCACGCACCACTCCCCACCCGCAGCGCTCTCTCGTCTCTTCTGCGCTTCCTCGGCATCGGACTCGGTGTCGTGCTGGTCTCCGCGATCGCGGTCGGGGCGTTCATCGTGGCGGACCTGCTCAACCGCGCAGGGCAGGACGCGGTCACACTCGAAGTGGCTCCCGAAGTCGATCCGCCGACCATCGGCGCCTACCCGGGGGACAAGGCGTTCAGCATCCTCGTCATCGGAACAGACGAGTGCAGCGAACAGACGACCGCGCTCCTCAAGGAGCGCTGCACCGAGGCCGAGGGCGGCATCCTCAACGACGTGAACCTGCTCGTGCACGTCTCCGCTGAGCCGCGCAACGTCACGGTCGTCTCGCTTCCCCGCGACCTGATGATCCCCGTGCCGGAGTGCACCCGCGCAGACGGCTCTGTCGCCTCGCCGATGCAGAAGCAGTCGATCAACTCCCTCTTCCAGCACGCCGGCCTCTCGTGCGTGGTCAAGACCGTGAGCACCCTCGCCGACATCCCCATCGAGTTCGCCGCGAAGATGAGCTTCGATGGCGTGATGGCCATCACCGATGCGATCGGCGGCGTGGAGGTCTGCATCGCCGGCGACGGCATCCGCGATCCGTACACGAACATCGACTGGCCCGCCGGGCTGAAGACCATCTCGGGATACGAAGCCCTGCAGTTCATCCGCACCCGCCACGGCGTTGGCGATGAAAGCGACCTGGCCCGCATCTCGAACCAGCAGCAGTACATGTCGCGGCTCGCGAAGAAGGTGCTCAGCTCCGAGACGCTGACCGACATCCCCACGGTGCTGCGTCTGGCCGGTGCCGTCGCCGACAACATCGTGCCGAGCGAGGAGCTGAAGGACCCGCTGCGCCTCGCGCAGATCGCGCTGACCCTCAAAGACGTGCGCTTCAGCGACTTCGTGTTCGTCCAGTACCCGAACCTCACCGACCCGGATGACAAGAACAAGGTCGTGCCGAACTGGGATGCGGCCGAGGCCCTGTGGTCCGCGGTCAAGTCAGGGCAGCCACTGGAACTCACCGGTGACGTCGCGACGCACGGCGGCGTCACGCTCACGACGCCGGCTCCCGAGCAGACGACGGAGACCCCCGATCCGACCTCCACCGAGACACCCGAGGTCAGGACCACGTTGCCTCCCGACATCTCCGGCCAGACCCTCGAGCAGGAGACCTGCGCCGTCGGCAACCAGCGGTAG
- a CDS encoding sugar ABC transporter substrate-binding protein, whose product MHKRILPVVALGAAATLGLAACAGGSTGGSTDGEGQELTVWIMKGTNPDSSAFYDAVSTAFEEKTGATVNIEEVQWADAHDRFVTSIAGGTTPDIAETGTTWTAEFADAGALLDLDEYVDAEKGLRDDLVEGLAVAGTYDEKLYGMPWYAGVRSLVYRADVFEELGLEAPKTWDDIVTAGEAIKAAHPDMLPFPVPGDAEFQVYPWVWGAGGEIATKDGDTWTSELDSAESQAGIEFYTGLATEHGFSSAGATTWKETDLRDAFTQGNVAMMLSGSWTPKALIEANPELEGKIGAAVIPGQDGGIAPSVLGGSHLSVFNTTKNADLAWEFVKLMTTGEFAEQWADETGYFPGVQSAMEEALASTDPLVAPFADQMVNGGASVPVTPNFGAVQAKKTTNSMIQAILGGQKDVKTATKDAAAEMTDLLNK is encoded by the coding sequence ATGCACAAGCGCATTCTTCCGGTCGTGGCGCTGGGCGCCGCGGCCACGCTCGGTCTCGCGGCCTGCGCAGGCGGCAGCACGGGTGGCAGTACCGACGGAGAGGGCCAGGAGCTCACCGTCTGGATCATGAAGGGCACCAACCCCGACTCGTCGGCGTTCTACGATGCCGTCTCGACCGCCTTCGAGGAGAAGACCGGTGCCACGGTCAACATCGAAGAGGTGCAGTGGGCCGACGCGCACGACCGCTTCGTCACCTCTATCGCCGGGGGCACGACCCCCGACATCGCCGAGACCGGCACCACCTGGACCGCCGAGTTCGCCGACGCGGGCGCACTGCTGGACCTCGACGAGTACGTCGACGCCGAGAAGGGTCTCCGTGACGATCTCGTCGAGGGTCTTGCCGTCGCCGGCACCTACGACGAGAAGCTCTACGGCATGCCCTGGTACGCCGGCGTGCGTTCGCTGGTCTACCGTGCCGACGTGTTCGAAGAGCTGGGGCTCGAGGCCCCCAAGACCTGGGATGACATCGTCACTGCGGGCGAGGCCATCAAGGCAGCGCACCCCGACATGCTCCCCTTCCCGGTCCCCGGTGACGCCGAGTTCCAGGTCTACCCCTGGGTGTGGGGTGCGGGCGGAGAGATCGCCACGAAGGACGGCGACACCTGGACGAGCGAGCTGGACAGCGCCGAGTCGCAGGCGGGCATCGAGTTCTACACCGGCCTCGCCACGGAGCACGGCTTCTCCTCGGCCGGCGCGACCACGTGGAAGGAGACCGATCTGCGTGACGCGTTCACGCAGGGCAACGTCGCGATGATGCTGTCCGGCTCCTGGACGCCGAAGGCGCTCATCGAGGCGAACCCCGAGCTCGAGGGCAAGATCGGCGCGGCCGTGATCCCCGGTCAGGACGGCGGTATCGCCCCGTCCGTGCTCGGCGGATCGCACCTCTCGGTCTTCAACACCACCAAGAACGCCGACCTCGCGTGGGAGTTCGTCAAGCTGATGACCACCGGCGAGTTCGCCGAGCAGTGGGCTGATGAGACCGGCTACTTCCCGGGCGTCCAGTCCGCGATGGAGGAGGCCCTGGCCTCGACCGACCCGCTCGTCGCACCGTTCGCGGACCAGATGGTCAACGGCGGCGCATCCGTGCCGGTCACCCCGAACTTCGGCGCCGTGCAGGCCAAGAAGACGACCAACTCCATGATCCAGGCCATCCTCGGTGGTCAGAAGGACGTCAAGACCGCGACGAAGGATGCCGCGGCTGAGATGACCGACCTCCTCAACAAGTAA
- a CDS encoding carbohydrate ABC transporter permease yields MSMVHAPLPATEAGNTPASVAGGRPRRGFSLITARPWLLLAPGLIILAVLMLWPLVQVFIFSLQDYGLREINTGENNWIGLQNYAEALTNPTLWTVVLPNTVGFAVVAVFATVAVGTLVALLLARLGSVWRVIVSSCIMVAWAMPAVTGTYVWTFIFDADRGIFNAVLKDIGLLDASVNWFTNQWSFYAIVLLNVVHHGFPFVAITVLAGLLGVSKEMLEAAALDGAGAWTRFWKIIFPTLKPVFSVVIILSTIWDFKVFAQVYLMPGGNGGNRSVLNLGVWSYVESFGQNRYGFGAALAVLLTLVLIGITIVYIRSLMKEDEL; encoded by the coding sequence ATGTCGATGGTGCACGCGCCACTGCCGGCCACGGAGGCGGGGAACACCCCCGCCTCCGTGGCCGGCGGCCGACCGCGGCGAGGCTTCTCCCTCATCACGGCCCGCCCCTGGCTCCTCCTCGCCCCCGGGCTGATCATCCTCGCGGTGCTCATGCTCTGGCCCCTCGTCCAGGTGTTCATCTTCTCGCTGCAGGACTACGGTCTGCGCGAGATCAACACCGGCGAGAACAACTGGATCGGTCTCCAGAACTACGCCGAGGCGCTCACCAACCCGACGCTGTGGACCGTGGTCCTGCCGAACACGGTCGGCTTCGCGGTCGTCGCCGTGTTCGCGACCGTGGCCGTCGGCACGCTCGTCGCCCTGCTGCTCGCCCGTCTGGGGAGCGTCTGGCGGGTCATCGTGTCGAGCTGCATCATGGTCGCCTGGGCGATGCCCGCGGTGACCGGCACCTACGTCTGGACCTTCATCTTCGATGCCGACCGCGGCATCTTCAACGCGGTGCTCAAGGACATCGGGCTCCTGGACGCATCGGTCAACTGGTTCACGAACCAGTGGTCGTTCTACGCCATCGTGCTGCTGAACGTCGTGCACCACGGCTTCCCGTTCGTCGCCATCACGGTGCTCGCCGGCCTGCTCGGCGTCTCGAAGGAGATGCTCGAGGCGGCGGCGCTCGACGGCGCCGGTGCGTGGACCCGCTTCTGGAAGATCATCTTCCCGACACTCAAGCCCGTCTTCTCGGTGGTGATCATCCTGTCGACGATCTGGGACTTCAAGGTCTTCGCCCAGGTGTATCTGATGCCCGGCGGCAACGGCGGCAACCGCTCGGTGCTCAACCTCGGTGTCTGGTCGTACGTCGAGTCGTTCGGCCAGAACCGCTACGGCTTCGGTGCCGCGCTCGCCGTGCTCCTGACGCTCGTGCTGATCGGCATCACGATCGTGTACATCCGATCGCTCATGAAGGAGGACGAGCTGTGA
- a CDS encoding carbohydrate ABC transporter permease, which yields MNPRPSLASRIGVGIAVAAVLIFTLFPVYWMISSAFDAKASSGGQSLLPQEFTLDNFTFVLTDGGFGTYLRNSAIVALVTVLVSAVVCLLAAVAVARFRFKFRTTVLMMILVVQMVPLEALVIPLFLQVKTLGLLNSIIGLMVVYVALSLAFGIWMLRGFVAAVPVELEEAAYIDGASWWRMFRSILLPLVMPGLVATSIFSFITAWNEFIFAMTILGAQTDQYTVSIGLKSFFGLHSNDWGSIMAASTIITIPVMIFFVIVQRRLSAGMVAGAVKG from the coding sequence GTGAACCCGCGCCCGTCGCTCGCCTCACGGATCGGTGTCGGCATCGCCGTCGCCGCCGTCCTGATCTTCACCCTGTTCCCGGTGTACTGGATGATCTCCAGTGCGTTCGACGCGAAGGCCTCCAGCGGTGGGCAGTCTCTGCTGCCGCAGGAGTTCACGCTCGACAACTTCACGTTCGTGCTGACCGATGGCGGATTCGGCACCTACCTGCGCAACTCGGCGATCGTGGCGCTGGTCACGGTGCTCGTCAGCGCGGTGGTGTGTCTGCTCGCCGCGGTCGCGGTGGCCCGCTTCCGGTTCAAGTTCCGCACCACGGTGCTCATGATGATCCTCGTGGTGCAGATGGTGCCGCTCGAGGCGCTTGTGATCCCGCTGTTCCTGCAGGTCAAGACCCTCGGGCTGCTCAACAGCATCATCGGTCTGATGGTCGTCTATGTCGCCCTGTCCCTCGCGTTCGGGATCTGGATGCTGCGCGGCTTCGTCGCGGCCGTGCCGGTCGAGCTGGAGGAGGCCGCGTACATCGACGGCGCCAGCTGGTGGCGCATGTTCCGCTCCATCCTGCTGCCGCTGGTCATGCCCGGCCTGGTCGCGACCAGCATCTTCAGCTTCATCACGGCGTGGAACGAGTTCATCTTCGCCATGACGATCCTGGGTGCGCAGACCGATCAGTACACTGTCTCGATCGGCCTGAAGTCGTTCTTCGGTCTGCATTCGAACGACTGGGGAAGCATCATGGCGGCGTCGACCATCATCACGATCCCGGTGATGATCTTCTTCGTGATCGTGCAGCGGCGTCTGTCGGCCGGCATGGTGGCGGGGGCGGTCAAGGGATGA
- a CDS encoding glycoside hydrolase family 3 protein, producing MSEDLRRLANGVLWPGFFGTEAPAWLLDELRGGLAGVVYFGQNIGAGLPALSASILAANPDALIGVDEEGGSVTRLESAEGSTIPGAAQLGLLDDLVATERTGAELARRVAAVGANVVLGPVADVNTDPRNPVIGVRSFGSDEHLVARHAVAQIDGIQDGGVAACVKHFPGHGDTHLDSHHALPEISLDIEEFERVHLEPFRAAVEAGVDSIMTAHIVVPAWGEAPATLNPRILGILRGWGFDGVIITDALDMAAIRETVGIGGGAALALAAGADLLCIGNPTNPGQAALPDQDLRDFLAARDGIVAALQDGSLSRERVEEASLRVAALATKLRAAAATSVAPTDDFDAAEILRRVITVTGERPASATALAVVDARRRSTLAVDSAAAYVAGSLAGDDRRIRLDVASTEVEEQDRVLDEMTAHAGTTVILIDRPDADTAQRALVERAAVRDPHAVVVNVGLPARTPLPLPTVEVAAASRVGAQIARERLLGRAG from the coding sequence ATGAGCGAGGATCTCAGGCGGCTCGCGAACGGCGTGCTCTGGCCGGGCTTCTTCGGCACCGAGGCTCCGGCCTGGCTGCTCGACGAGCTACGCGGCGGTCTCGCCGGGGTCGTGTACTTCGGGCAGAACATCGGTGCGGGCCTCCCGGCGCTGAGCGCCTCGATCCTGGCGGCGAACCCGGATGCGCTGATCGGTGTCGACGAAGAGGGCGGCAGCGTCACCCGCCTCGAATCGGCCGAGGGATCCACGATCCCCGGTGCCGCTCAGCTCGGTCTGCTCGACGACCTGGTCGCCACCGAGCGCACAGGCGCCGAGCTCGCACGCCGCGTCGCAGCCGTGGGCGCGAACGTCGTGCTCGGCCCGGTCGCCGACGTGAACACCGACCCGCGCAACCCGGTGATCGGCGTGCGCTCGTTCGGCTCCGACGAACACCTGGTGGCACGCCACGCGGTCGCACAGATCGACGGCATCCAGGACGGCGGGGTCGCGGCGTGCGTCAAGCACTTCCCCGGTCATGGCGACACCCATCTCGACTCGCACCATGCGCTGCCGGAGATCTCGCTCGACATCGAGGAGTTCGAGCGGGTGCACCTCGAGCCGTTCCGCGCGGCCGTCGAGGCGGGCGTCGATTCGATCATGACCGCGCACATCGTGGTTCCTGCGTGGGGTGAGGCCCCGGCGACGCTGAACCCGCGCATCCTCGGCATCCTCCGCGGCTGGGGATTCGACGGCGTCATCATCACGGATGCGCTCGACATGGCCGCGATCCGCGAGACCGTCGGCATCGGCGGAGGCGCCGCGCTGGCTCTGGCGGCCGGAGCCGATCTGCTCTGCATCGGAAACCCCACCAACCCCGGACAAGCGGCGCTCCCGGATCAGGACCTGCGTGACTTCCTGGCCGCGCGCGACGGCATCGTCGCGGCATTGCAAGACGGTTCGCTCTCGCGAGAGCGGGTCGAGGAGGCGTCGCTTCGCGTCGCGGCTCTGGCGACCAAGCTCCGCGCCGCTGCCGCCACGTCGGTCGCACCCACCGACGATTTCGATGCGGCGGAGATCCTTCGTCGGGTGATCACGGTGACGGGGGAACGGCCGGCGTCGGCTACAGCCCTGGCCGTGGTCGATGCGCGTCGTCGGTCCACGCTCGCGGTCGACAGCGCGGCCGCGTACGTCGCCGGCTCCCTGGCCGGTGACGACCGACGCATCCGGCTGGACGTCGCGAGCACCGAGGTCGAGGAGCAGGACCGCGTGCTCGACGAGATGACGGCGCATGCCGGCACCACCGTGATCCTGATCGATCGACCGGATGCCGACACCGCGCAGCGTGCGCTCGTGGAGCGCGCCGCCGTCCGCGATCCGCACGCCGTGGTCGTGAATGTCGGTCTCCCCGCGCGCACGCCCCTGCCGTTGCCGACCGTGGAGGTTGCCGCGGCGAGCCGGGTCGGAGCGCAGATCGCCCGCGAGCGCCTGCTCGGCAGGGCCGGCTGA
- a CDS encoding MurR/RpiR family transcriptional regulator, protein MDADVLALVRRSVSRLSAAEARVAETILADPTLVIDLAITDLAKLCQTSLSTVARFAQSLGFSGYRELRVAVARTVTLEQAQQARFSLDTTAIDPGDEPAAIAAKLAAQEIDAIEKTALGIDATALDRVAHALVDARHIDLFGQAASSLTAQDLQLKLSRIGCSVSHSADPHLAVTTASLRTAEDVAIAFSHGGETQETVRALEVARDAGALVVAVTSAEESTLAGVADVVLLTHAHESPFRMAAMSSRIAQLALVDVLFVRVVQLRGEPVVIPLQRTHDAAVSRQRPRQNAQD, encoded by the coding sequence GTGGACGCAGATGTTCTCGCGCTGGTGCGGCGCTCGGTCTCACGGCTGAGCGCCGCTGAAGCGCGCGTGGCCGAGACCATCCTGGCCGATCCGACCCTCGTGATCGATCTCGCGATCACGGATCTGGCCAAGCTCTGCCAGACATCGCTGTCCACCGTGGCCCGGTTCGCCCAGTCGCTGGGATTCAGCGGCTATCGAGAGCTGCGCGTCGCCGTCGCCCGCACCGTCACGCTCGAACAGGCGCAGCAGGCGCGCTTCAGCCTCGACACGACCGCGATCGACCCAGGCGATGAACCGGCAGCGATCGCGGCGAAGCTCGCCGCCCAGGAGATCGACGCGATCGAGAAGACCGCGCTCGGCATCGATGCCACAGCCCTCGATCGTGTCGCGCACGCGCTGGTCGACGCCCGGCACATCGACCTCTTCGGCCAGGCCGCCTCCTCTCTGACGGCGCAGGATCTGCAGCTCAAGCTCTCGCGCATCGGCTGTTCGGTCTCGCACTCCGCCGACCCTCATCTCGCCGTCACCACGGCATCGCTGCGCACCGCGGAAGACGTGGCCATCGCGTTCTCGCACGGCGGCGAGACACAGGAGACCGTGCGGGCGCTCGAGGTCGCGCGCGACGCCGGCGCGCTCGTGGTGGCTGTGACGAGTGCGGAGGAGTCCACGCTCGCGGGGGTCGCCGACGTGGTGCTGCTCACACACGCGCACGAATCGCCGTTCCGCATGGCAGCGATGTCGAGTCGCATCGCGCAGCTCGCCCTGGTCGATGTGCTGTTCGTGCGCGTCGTGCAGCTGCGAGGGGAACCCGTCGTGATCCCGCTGCAGCGTACGCACGACGCCGCCGTGTCCCGGCAGCGGCCTCGGCAGAACGCTCAGGACTGA